The sequence below is a genomic window from Chondrinema litorale.
TGAAAGCTCTCCTCTCGATTCTATAATAGTGGTAATTAAATTCCAATTACTCCATCCGGTATACTTATCATTAAATACACCTTTGGCATAATGAAGTACTTTAAGCAATATACTTGGCTGATTTTCATCTGGAATAAACCATCCTTTTTTATCGTCGTAAAGAGGTTTTAACTTGGTTTCACCACTAAGTTCACCAAGTAGATTTCTTATCTGAGAACTAAGTTTTCTATATCTTAAAAGTTTCGGTAAATCTTCGTTTGCTGCCAGACTTACTTTTATAGAATTTAAGATGTGCGATACCACAAAAAAGTCTTTGAAATATTGATGTCTAAACCTTATTGAAAGCTTACTATTCTTAAAATCATTTACTTCTCCTTCATCTTTAGAATAAACTAAGAAGATATTATTATCCAGAAAATCATTTATTAATTCGTTTAAAGTATTATTGGTTTGAAATAACTTTTGAGGATCAATTGATGATAATTCCTTTTTTAAATACGGAAATGTTGTGGAATAATGGATAGTATAAAAATGACAGCAGGCTTGGTTAATGTACCTCACCAAAGTCGTTGTATTGATTGTTAAAACATCTTCTAAATACATTTTATAAGCCAAAAATGGCATAAAATGCTCTAACATAAAATGCTTTTTATAATTGTCTTTTACTAAATCGTATAATACAAACTTACAGCTTTCAGCATTTGAATTATATATATTACTGTTGGCTTTTTGATGTGTAAGTTGATTGTAAATTGATATAAAAGATTCACTTAAAAGGTTAGTATCCGTATTTTTATTTAATGAAAGTTCTTTAAAATCTTGATCGAAAAAAAACTTTCTCGAACTCCTGCAAGTAATAATGAATTTGATTTGATAATGCTCAGTTAAATAGTTTATAGCATTAAGCAGACTGTACAAGTTCTCTGCATGACAATCTTCTACATTATCAATCAAAAAAACTAATTCCTTTTTAGCATTCAATAATTCACTAAGCGATAAATTATAGTGCTCTTCAATATATAATTCTAATAAGGAAGTAGGTTGTTTAGTAGAATAGAAAAATGAAATATTGAAAAGATCAACAAAAAAAACTAATTGATCAGATTCTTTATTATTCAATAATTTTTCCCACACATAATAAAGCAATACAGATTTTCCAGCGGCTTGTGGACCTGTAATTAGGATTTTATTAAGATTAAAAAAATCACTTTGAAATGAGGAATATAATTCAGGAACTATAATTTTATGATAAGCCTCAAATAGCTTATCACTCTTATAGGTCTTTTTTAATTGATCAAAAACTGTTATTATTTTTTCTCTATATAATTCATTTTCATTCACTAACCACTCGATCTATATGTAAAATTTGATCTCCTACTTCTAGTTGATGAACCACTTCCATTCCATCTTTTACTTTAGCAAATATGGTATAACGGCCATTTAAATGAGGTGCTGGTGAGTGAGTTATAAAAAACTGACAACTCTCTGTATCTTTTCCGGCAGATGCAATACCTACCATGCCTTCTTCAATATATTCTTGATAACTAAACTCAGATCTTATAGTTTCTGGTAAACCTCCAAAACCATCTCCTCTCGGACAACCACCCTGAATTACAAAATCGGGTACATTTCGGTGAAAATACTTCCCATTGTAAAATTGATCTTTCAATAATTCAACAAACATGGCTACAGTTCCCGGAGTTGATTCTACCATTAATTCTATAAGAATATCACCTTTAGATGTGTTTATTAAAACCTTTTCATCTTTAGAAATATCATGTAACATGGACCAGTTAATTGTTCCTATATGCTCTGGAATGTGGTTTATTGGTTCTTCTTTACCTTCAATATAGTAAATAGTTTTATTAAGTTCAATCCATGCTTCTATTTTCAAAGGTAGTTCTAGCGTGTTTAATGCTTCTTTAAGAAACTCATAATCTTCTATGTAACTTTTTAATGGCATATTTTCATCTCTTAAAGCCAAAGCTCCTAGGTAAACTAAAGCAACATCACCTGTAAGCATTGCCTCTTTAAAGCTTTTAACAAAATTGGACTTTGCCAATGAATCACTTTCTAGGTATGCTATAAAATCTTCCTTTTTAAGCTGATTTAGCAGACCTTCAAAAGCTGTAGTTGTAATAATAGAAGCCGTATCTGTTAAAATGAGTTTTTGTAATAATGGAATGGAAAACCTATCGGCCGCTTCTGCCTGTAAAAGTCTGGCAATTTTGTAATTGTTTGTTTCACCAGCAAGTTGCTCAAGAAGATAATCGTCTACTTCTTTCATCGAAGCAATTTCTTTACATCTGATTAATAAATCTTCTTTTGCTCTTCCTTTTTGCTGTTTTTTAGCAGCATCTATCAATTGCCTAATCTCAGATTTGGGCACATTGTTTTTTAGATAGTTTGATGCTGTAATATTTACGGCTTGATGTGGATGGTTTAATGCTTCCCAAAAAAACGTATTTACTTTTGGATAAGAATAGCCTTCCATCACTTTTAGAATACTAATGTAAGCTCTGTAGTCGCAATCTGGATCGGCTAATACATTTTGTAAAAAATTAAGTAAATCATCACTCGTAACTCCAATTAAAGATTTAATGAGCGACGATTTCACATAGGGGTTACTCTCATTTACAATTGCTTTATCTATATCTTTTTGGTAAGCAGAAAAATCTCTTTTACGAAATCTTGATAAATAGTTGGATGCAGCAATTCTTTCAGGAATATCTAAAGAGTTTTTGATGATATCTATAGCTAGTTTATCTCCTAACTCAGATAAATTATCATTTAAACCTGCATAATAATAAGCCCACATTAGGGGCTCCTTTTCGTCGGGTAATCTTTCTAATACTTCAGCAAGATAATTTAAACTCTCCTCAGTATAAGCACATTTTCCATATGCTTTTAATGTTGTAGAAATAACCTTAGGCTCATTTATATCTTCTATGGCTGAAATAATATAGGGAAGTGCTAAATCGCTTCTCGTTTGCCCTAAAGAAAATGCTGCTGCATTTTTTACTGCCAACGATGTATCGTTAATAACTAAACTACCTAAATCTTTAATTACAGATGTGTCTTGAACAGAGCCATAAGCAAAAGCAGCTTCTTCGCGATATTCACTATTGATATTACTTAAATATTGACTGAGCTGTTGAGAATCTCTTTGATCTTTATAATGGTAGATTTTCCTTAATTCTTCGTCATTAAACTTGTTTTTCCAGTCTATATCTGTGAGTGATTCTTGCTCTTTACAGCTAAAAAAAATA
It includes:
- a CDS encoding peptidylprolyl isomerase encodes the protein MKYAVRLFLVLNCIFFSCKEQESLTDIDWKNKFNDEELRKIYHYKDQRDSQQLSQYLSNINSEYREEAAFAYGSVQDTSVIKDLGSLVINDTSLAVKNAAAFSLGQTRSDLALPYIISAIEDINEPKVISTTLKAYGKCAYTEESLNYLAEVLERLPDEKEPLMWAYYYAGLNDNLSELGDKLAIDIIKNSLDIPERIAASNYLSRFRKRDFSAYQKDIDKAIVNESNPYVKSSLIKSLIGVTSDDLLNFLQNVLADPDCDYRAYISILKVMEGYSYPKVNTFFWEALNHPHQAVNITASNYLKNNVPKSEIRQLIDAAKKQQKGRAKEDLLIRCKEIASMKEVDDYLLEQLAGETNNYKIARLLQAEAADRFSIPLLQKLILTDTASIITTTAFEGLLNQLKKEDFIAYLESDSLAKSNFVKSFKEAMLTGDVALVYLGALALRDENMPLKSYIEDYEFLKEALNTLELPLKIEAWIELNKTIYYIEGKEEPINHIPEHIGTINWSMLHDISKDEKVLINTSKGDILIELMVESTPGTVAMFVELLKDQFYNGKYFHRNVPDFVIQGGCPRGDGFGGLPETIRSEFSYQEYIEEGMVGIASAGKDTESCQFFITHSPAPHLNGRYTIFAKVKDGMEVVHQLEVGDQILHIDRVVSE